The Streptococcus mitis genome has a segment encoding these proteins:
- a CDS encoding GNAT family N-acetyltransferase, producing MYFRLENKESHKSQEIGNLIRVYNRSKREESESESLNLYVEDEKGNLLAGLIAETFGNWLEIEYLFVKEELRGQGIGSKLLQQAETEAKNRNCRFAFVNTYQFQAPDFYKMHGYKEVFTLQDYPYTGKRFYYQKDL from the coding sequence ATGTACTTTAGATTGGAAAATAAAGAATCCCATAAATCACAAGAAATAGGGAATCTGATTCGTGTTTATAACCGTTCAAAAAGAGAAGAATCTGAAAGTGAGTCACTTAATCTTTATGTCGAAGATGAAAAGGGCAATCTCCTGGCAGGTTTGATAGCAGAGACTTTTGGAAATTGGTTGGAAATCGAATATTTGTTTGTAAAAGAGGAACTGAGAGGGCAAGGAATCGGTTCAAAATTATTGCAGCAAGCAGAAACTGAAGCAAAGAATCGAAACTGTCGTTTTGCTTTTGTTAATACTTACCAGTTTCAAGCTCCAGATTTTTATAAAATGCATGGCTACAAGGAAGTTTTTACCTTACAAGACTATCCCTACACAGGAAAAAGATTTTATTACCAAAAAGATTTGTAA
- a CDS encoding amino acid permease, translating to MSSKKKKNKMERGLTNRHVQVMAIAGTIGTGLFLGAGRSISLTGPSIVLIYMITGAFMFLMMRAVGEMLYQDPEQHTFINFITRHLGKGWGYFSVWSYWLSVVFIGMAEITAISHYVQFWFPSWPSWMIEIGFLTILALVNLIAVKLFGEVEFWFAMVKIVAILAMIATGVFMVLTGFKTPHGVASLANIADNFSLFPNGGVNFVMAFQMVFFAYLMIEFIGVTTSETKNPRQVLPKAVKEIPLRIAFFYGGALLAIMAIIPWRELASADSPFVTVFELAGIKWAAALINFVVLTSAASALNSTLYSTGRHLYQIAHDSPNRFLKAIKADTLSRHNVPQNAIIASAILIALAAFINILPGVSDAFALITASSSGVYIAIYILIMVAHLKYRKSQDFMADGYLMPHYRFLNPLTMLFFAFVFVTLFLQESTFVGAIGSAIWIIGFGIYSQWKFRK from the coding sequence ATGAGTTCAAAGAAGAAAAAAAATAAGATGGAACGTGGTCTGACCAATCGTCACGTGCAGGTTATGGCCATTGCGGGAACAATTGGAACAGGACTCTTTTTGGGAGCGGGTCGATCTATCAGCCTAACAGGTCCTTCTATTGTACTAATTTATATGATTACGGGGGCCTTCATGTTCCTCATGATGCGTGCGGTTGGGGAAATGCTCTACCAAGATCCTGAGCAACATACCTTTATCAACTTTATCACGCGTCATTTAGGTAAGGGCTGGGGTTATTTCTCAGTTTGGTCTTACTGGTTATCCGTTGTCTTTATCGGTATGGCGGAAATCACTGCGATCTCTCACTATGTTCAGTTCTGGTTCCCTAGCTGGCCAAGTTGGATGATTGAGATTGGATTTTTGACCATTCTAGCCTTGGTCAATCTGATCGCGGTGAAGCTCTTTGGGGAAGTTGAGTTTTGGTTCGCTATGGTCAAGATTGTGGCTATTTTAGCCATGATTGCAACAGGAGTCTTTATGGTCTTGACAGGCTTTAAGACACCTCATGGAGTAGCAAGTTTGGCTAATATTGCCGACAATTTCTCCCTTTTCCCAAATGGTGGAGTGAACTTTGTCATGGCCTTCCAGATGGTTTTCTTTGCCTACCTCATGATTGAGTTTATCGGGGTAACGACTTCAGAAACAAAAAATCCACGCCAGGTCTTGCCAAAAGCCGTTAAGGAAATTCCTTTGCGTATCGCTTTTTTCTACGGTGGTGCCCTCTTAGCCATCATGGCTATCATTCCATGGCGTGAGCTTGCATCGGCTGATTCACCTTTTGTTACAGTATTTGAATTGGCAGGTATCAAGTGGGCAGCAGCCTTGATTAACTTCGTCGTTTTGACCTCAGCAGCATCTGCTCTTAACTCAACCCTTTATTCAACAGGTCGTCACTTGTATCAGATTGCTCATGATTCACCAAATCGCTTCCTAAAGGCTATTAAAGCAGATACTCTTTCTCGCCATAATGTACCACAAAATGCCATCATCGCTTCAGCAATCTTGATTGCCCTAGCAGCCTTTATCAACATCTTGCCAGGTGTGTCGGATGCCTTTGCCTTGATTACGGCATCATCATCAGGTGTCTATATCGCCATTTATATCTTGATTATGGTGGCTCACCTTAAATACCGCAAGTCACAGGACTTTATGGCGGACGGCTATCTCATGCCCCATTATCGTTTCCTAAATCCCTTAACCATGCTCTTCTTTGCCTTTGTCTTTGTAACTCTCTTTTTACAAGAGTCTACATTTGTCGGAGCAATCGGTTCAGCTATCTGGATTATCGGTTTTGGGATTTACAGCCAGTGGAAATTTAGAAAATAG
- the greA gene encoding transcription elongation factor GreA, with protein sequence MAEKTYPMTLAEKEKLEKELEELKLVRRPEVVERIKIARSYGDLSENSEYEAAKDEQAFVEGQISSLETKIRYAEIVNSDSVAQDEVAIGKTVTIQEIGEDEEEVYIIVGSAGADAFAGKVSNESPIGQALIGKKTGDTATIETPVGSYDVKILKVEKTA encoded by the coding sequence ATGGCAGAAAAAACATATCCTATGACCCTAGCGGAAAAGGAAAAACTTGAAAAAGAATTAGAAGAATTGAAATTGGTCCGCCGACCAGAAGTGGTAGAACGCATTAAGATTGCCCGTTCATACGGTGACCTTTCTGAAAACAGTGAATATGAAGCAGCTAAGGATGAACAAGCCTTTGTCGAAGGACAAATCTCTAGCTTGGAAACAAAAATTCGCTATGCTGAAATCGTCAATAGCGACTCAGTTGCTCAAGACGAAGTAGCGATTGGTAAAACAGTCACTATCCAAGAAATTGGTGAGGACGAAGAAGAAGTTTATATTATCGTAGGTTCAGCGGGTGCGGATGCCTTTGCAGGTAAAGTTTCAAATGAAAGCCCAATTGGACAAGCCTTGATTGGCAAGAAAACAGGTGACACAGCAACTATTGAAACACCTGTTGGTAGCTATGATGTAAAAATTTTGAAGGTTGAAAAAACAGCCTAA